One Tolypothrix sp. NIES-4075 genomic region harbors:
- a CDS encoding WD40 repeat domain-containing protein, which produces MRSKQITWKSSAALAIGTLTVLVGSSSCVSLLSSFRNASVATSSVATTQPLRSLQGNSTWVYALAISPDGRFLASGSYDKKIKIWDLPSNTLLHTLEGHGDAVVSLAISPDSKLLASGSWDNRIKLWNLETGQLLRTLDGHTDDVEAVAISPNGKWLASGSADTTIRIWNVQTGVQVHQLSDGLWVRTVAFSPDGQTLASGNEGGTVKIWRLMDDAVLKTLNAHSQAVRSVTFSPDGRTLASGSADKIVKLWQMPTGKLLHSLIGHLGVVWSVAFSPDGKRLASGSNDSTIKLWGLPEGKLLENLIGHERGVRSVVFRPHGNIIASSSTDKTIKLWSLPKH; this is translated from the coding sequence ATGAGATCGAAACAAATTACCTGGAAATCTTCAGCAGCATTGGCAATCGGTACCCTAACGGTCTTGGTTGGTAGTAGCAGTTGTGTTAGCCTATTGTCTTCCTTCCGAAACGCTAGTGTTGCTACTAGCTCTGTTGCAACCACTCAACCCTTACGTTCTCTCCAAGGAAATTCAACTTGGGTTTACGCTCTTGCAATTAGCCCTGATGGACGCTTCCTCGCCAGTGGCAGTTACGATAAAAAAATTAAAATTTGGGATCTGCCTAGTAACACCTTACTCCATACTTTAGAAGGACACGGCGATGCAGTGGTAAGCCTTGCCATCAGTCCAGATAGCAAGCTGCTCGCTAGTGGCAGTTGGGATAACCGGATTAAACTCTGGAATTTAGAGACGGGGCAACTGCTTCGTACCTTAGATGGACATACAGATGATGTAGAAGCTGTTGCCATCAGCCCCAACGGAAAGTGGTTAGCCAGTGGTAGTGCTGACACAACCATCCGCATCTGGAACGTGCAGACTGGCGTACAAGTTCATCAGTTATCGGATGGATTGTGGGTAAGAACTGTTGCTTTTAGTCCAGATGGGCAGACCTTAGCTAGTGGCAATGAGGGTGGTACAGTCAAAATTTGGCGGCTCATGGATGATGCTGTTCTAAAAACCCTGAATGCTCATTCACAAGCGGTGCGCTCAGTGACTTTTAGCCCTGATGGACGGACTTTAGCGAGTGGCAGTGCTGATAAAATAGTCAAACTTTGGCAAATGCCCACTGGTAAATTGTTGCACTCCCTAATTGGACATTTAGGAGTTGTGTGGTCAGTGGCTTTCAGTCCCGATGGCAAGAGATTAGCTAGTGGTAGCAATGATAGCACTATCAAGTTATGGGGGTTGCCTGAAGGCAAACTCTTGGAGAATTTGATCGGGCATGAGCGAGGCGTGCGGTCAGTAGTTTTCAGACCGCATGGAAACATCATAGCCAGCAGCAGTACTGACAAAACCATCAAACTCTGGTCTCTTCCTAAACACTGA
- a CDS encoding ferric reductase-like transmembrane domain-containing protein → MAAIDTAPLENSLGFLALGAYILTLMPTNLRIIFPQIKQANLPKWLLKYRRLIGILAFCLALLHASLLVKKRDLDFLDPNTYWIYIQGVSTFIIFTLLAITSNDWSVKRLKKNWKRLHTLTYLAMFLLTWHVWDKMLEHWSYLTPIGLVGIVTTTLLFLMRHWIEHRNKQQKAQGKAFSSQIPEKITL, encoded by the coding sequence ATGGCAGCAATCGATACAGCACCGTTAGAAAACAGCCTGGGATTTTTAGCTTTAGGAGCTTATATTCTCACCTTAATGCCTACGAATCTCAGAATCATTTTTCCTCAAATTAAACAAGCAAACCTTCCTAAATGGCTGTTAAAATATCGACGACTTATCGGTATTCTGGCTTTCTGCTTGGCTTTACTTCACGCTTCCCTTTTAGTAAAAAAGAGAGACCTTGATTTTTTAGATCCCAATACCTATTGGATTTATATCCAAGGTGTATCTACCTTCATAATTTTTACTCTATTGGCAATTACTTCTAATGACTGGAGTGTCAAAAGACTGAAAAAAAATTGGAAGCGATTACATACCCTGACTTACTTAGCTATGTTTCTGCTCACTTGGCACGTTTGGGACAAAATGTTAGAGCATTGGAGCTATTTAACCCCGATTGGGCTAGTAGGGATTGTCACGACAACCCTTTTATTTCTGATGCGACACTGGATTGAACATCGGAATAAACAACAAAAAGCGCAAGGAAAAGCGTTCTCATCTCAAATTCCAGAAAAAATTACTCTATAG